The following proteins are encoded in a genomic region of Actinomadura sp. NAK00032:
- a CDS encoding DUF2207 domain-containing protein: protein MRGRVRGRVIFAGLLLLILVLVLPAPARAAGERIPTYDVVLRIGADGVLHVRETITYDFDRSEHGIVRHVPFRRGDRVYDVRNVRTSSSTGAPSRVRMTRFLRDVRISVGDRHREVRGRQAYVLEYEVRWAFTPRPGHDELEWDAIGTAWDVPIGNAAVRVEAPVPLRRVGCRAGAPDASTRCLRDRDGPYAVDFVQTGLAPHEGMRIRVRLPKHAITVPAPHRVPPRWAGGWPGTAVLALALGALALIPRLPVPRRRAGVALVAAGLPVVAADAGEEVAARGLWAFSLGDGCLAGLALLIVGAGMLCAHRRTPHSPHRLTPHRLNPRAPR from the coding sequence GTGCGTGGCCGTGTCCGGGGGCGCGTGATCTTCGCGGGCCTCCTGCTGCTGATCCTCGTGCTCGTGCTGCCCGCCCCCGCCCGCGCCGCCGGGGAGCGCATCCCGACCTACGACGTGGTGCTGCGGATCGGCGCCGACGGGGTCCTGCACGTCCGGGAGACGATCACCTACGACTTCGACCGGAGCGAGCACGGGATCGTCCGGCATGTGCCGTTCCGGCGCGGCGACCGGGTCTACGACGTGCGGAACGTGCGCACCAGCTCCTCCACCGGCGCGCCGTCCCGCGTTCGGATGACGCGGTTCCTGCGCGACGTGCGGATCAGCGTCGGGGACCGGCACCGCGAGGTCCGCGGGCGGCAGGCGTACGTGCTGGAGTACGAGGTCAGGTGGGCGTTCACCCCGCGCCCCGGCCACGACGAGCTGGAGTGGGACGCGATCGGGACGGCCTGGGACGTCCCGATCGGGAACGCGGCGGTGCGCGTCGAGGCGCCGGTCCCGCTGCGGCGCGTGGGCTGCCGGGCGGGCGCCCCCGACGCGTCGACCCGGTGCCTGCGCGACCGCGACGGGCCGTACGCCGTCGACTTCGTCCAGACCGGGCTCGCCCCGCACGAGGGCATGCGGATCCGGGTCCGGCTGCCCAAGCACGCGATCACCGTCCCGGCGCCGCACCGCGTCCCGCCGCGCTGGGCGGGCGGCTGGCCGGGGACCGCGGTGCTCGCCCTGGCCCTCGGCGCCCTGGCGCTGATCCCGCGCCTGCCGGTGCCGCGCCGGCGGGCCGGCGTGGCGCTGGTCGCGGCCGGTCTGCCGGTCGTCGCCGCCGACGCCGGGGAGGAGGTCGCGGCCCGCGGGCTGTGGGCGTTCTCGCTGGGGGACGGCTGCCTCGCCGGGCTCGCGCTGCTGATCGTCGGCGCCGGGATGC
- a CDS encoding L-threonylcarbamoyladenylate synthase — MSRRYDCSEPMERTRGIAEAVSAVRRGELIVLPTDTVYGVGADAFVAPAVTKLLEAKGRGREMPPPVLVGSVRAATALVDDLGVYGQDLIDEFWPGALTLVCRANPNLMWDLGETKGTVAVRMPMHELAVELLKETGPLAVSSANLSGQPAARNIDEAEKMLGDSISVYLDGGVSGHADPSTILDLTGPVPRLLRAGAVPVDKIRAVVGVLLTDDDEPDEPDEAGESATAASDADQAKLSLTKETAPATQDEPAEAPADPTEAPAAPAEPAPKPSLTKNDSDAAQND, encoded by the coding sequence GTGAGCCGACGTTATGACTGCTCAGAGCCGATGGAGCGCACGCGCGGGATCGCGGAGGCCGTGTCGGCCGTCCGGCGCGGCGAGCTGATCGTCCTGCCGACCGACACCGTGTACGGGGTGGGCGCGGACGCGTTCGTGGCGCCCGCCGTGACGAAGCTGCTGGAGGCCAAGGGCCGCGGCCGGGAGATGCCCCCGCCGGTCCTGGTCGGCTCGGTGCGGGCCGCGACCGCCCTGGTGGACGACCTCGGCGTCTACGGGCAGGACCTCATCGACGAGTTCTGGCCGGGCGCCCTGACGCTGGTGTGCCGCGCGAACCCGAACCTCATGTGGGACCTCGGCGAGACCAAGGGCACCGTCGCCGTCCGGATGCCGATGCACGAGCTGGCGGTGGAGCTGCTGAAGGAGACCGGCCCGCTGGCCGTGAGCAGCGCGAACCTGAGCGGGCAGCCCGCGGCCCGCAACATCGACGAGGCCGAGAAGATGCTCGGCGACTCCATCTCCGTCTACCTGGACGGCGGCGTGTCGGGCCATGCCGACCCCTCCACGATCCTCGACCTGACCGGCCCCGTCCCGCGCCTGCTGCGGGCCGGCGCCGTGCCCGTCGACAAGATCCGCGCCGTGGTCGGCGTCCTCCTCACCGACGACGACGAGCCGGACGAGCCGGACGAGGCGGGAGAGTCCGCAACGGCCGCCTCCGACGCCGATCAGGCCAAGCTCTCCCTCACCAAGGAGACGGCTCCCGCGACGCAGGACGAGCCCGCTGAGGCCCCTGCGGACCCCACTGAGGCCCCCGCCGCCCCGGCCGAGCCCGCCCCCAAGCCGTCCCTCACGAAGAACGACTCGGACGCCGCCCAGAACGACTGA
- the prmC gene encoding peptide chain release factor N(5)-glutamine methyltransferase, whose product MNLLLDEIARATARLADAGAASPRADAEELAAAVHEVRRSELHGVPDSAFDARFWEFVARREAGEPLQHITGRAYFRYLELKVGPGVFVPRPETEVMAGWALETLRDMDVRDPLVVDLGTGSAAIALSIALEAPRARVHAVEKDPTAFVHATRNIEELDERGRVRLHLDDFATALPELDGTVDLVVSNPPYIPMSEWEYVPPDVRDHDPADALWGGGDDGLDAIRVVERTARRLLRPGGYVAVEHSDLQGNAVYWVFAEENGWRDVRNRRDLTNRDRFVTARLATD is encoded by the coding sequence ATGAACCTGCTGCTCGACGAGATCGCCAGGGCGACCGCGCGCCTCGCCGACGCGGGCGCCGCCTCGCCGCGCGCCGATGCCGAGGAGCTCGCGGCGGCCGTGCACGAGGTGCGGCGCTCGGAGCTGCACGGCGTCCCCGACAGCGCGTTCGACGCCCGGTTCTGGGAGTTCGTCGCGCGCCGCGAGGCGGGGGAGCCGCTGCAGCACATCACCGGCCGCGCCTACTTCCGCTACCTGGAGCTGAAGGTCGGGCCGGGGGTGTTCGTCCCGCGCCCGGAGACCGAGGTGATGGCCGGCTGGGCGCTGGAGACGCTGCGCGACATGGACGTCCGCGACCCCCTCGTCGTCGACCTCGGCACCGGCTCGGCGGCGATCGCGCTGTCGATCGCGCTGGAGGCGCCTCGCGCGCGCGTGCACGCGGTGGAAAAGGACCCGACCGCGTTCGTGCACGCCACCCGCAACATCGAGGAGCTGGACGAGCGGGGCCGCGTCCGGCTGCACCTGGACGACTTCGCCACCGCGCTGCCCGAGCTGGACGGCACCGTCGACCTGGTCGTCAGCAACCCCCCGTACATCCCGATGAGCGAGTGGGAGTACGTTCCGCCGGACGTCCGCGACCACGACCCGGCGGACGCGCTGTGGGGCGGCGGCGACGACGGCCTGGACGCGATCCGGGTGGTCGAGCGCACCGCCCGGCGGCTGCTGCGCCCCGGCGGCTACGTCGCGGTCGAGCACAGCGACCTGCAGGGCAACGCGGTCTACTGGGTGTTCGCCGAGGAGAACGGCTGGCGGGACGTCCGCAACCGCCGCGACCTCACCAACCGGGACCGCTTCGTCACCGCCCGCCTCGCCACCGACTAG
- the prfA gene encoding peptide chain release factor 1, translating into MNLDDLISEYAGIEERLADPSVHADQALARKLGKRYAELRPIVETRRELAATQDDLATARELAGEDPAFAAEADDLDKRREDLEERLRRLLVPRDPSDSKDVILQVKAGEGGEESALFAGDLLRMYLRYAERIGWKTEVIDSHPSDLGGYKDVTVAVKAKGNAEEGVWTRLKYEGGVHRVQRVPATESQGRIHTSAVGVLVTPEAEDVDVQIDPNDLRIDVYRSSGPGGQSVNTTDSAVRITHLPTGVVVSCQNEKSQLQNKEQALRILRSRLLAMAQEEADAAAAAERKSQVRTVDRSERVRTYNYPENRISDHRVGYKAYNLDQVLDGDLHNVTQALVDADMERRLAEAQKS; encoded by the coding sequence GTGAATCTCGACGATCTGATCAGCGAATACGCGGGCATCGAGGAACGGCTCGCCGACCCGTCCGTCCATGCCGACCAGGCGCTGGCGCGCAAGCTCGGCAAGCGGTACGCGGAGCTGCGGCCGATCGTCGAGACCCGGCGCGAGTTGGCGGCCACGCAGGACGACCTGGCCACCGCCCGCGAACTCGCCGGTGAGGACCCGGCGTTCGCCGCCGAGGCCGACGACCTCGACAAGCGTCGCGAAGACCTGGAGGAGCGGCTGCGCAGGCTGCTCGTCCCGCGCGACCCGAGCGACTCCAAGGACGTCATCCTGCAGGTGAAGGCCGGGGAGGGCGGCGAGGAGTCCGCGCTGTTCGCCGGCGACCTGCTGCGCATGTACCTGCGGTACGCCGAGCGCATCGGCTGGAAGACCGAGGTCATCGACTCGCACCCGTCCGACCTCGGCGGCTACAAGGACGTCACCGTCGCGGTGAAGGCCAAGGGCAACGCCGAGGAAGGCGTCTGGACGCGGCTGAAGTACGAGGGCGGCGTGCACCGCGTGCAGCGCGTGCCCGCGACCGAGTCGCAGGGCCGCATCCACACCAGCGCGGTCGGCGTCCTGGTGACCCCCGAGGCCGAGGACGTCGACGTCCAGATCGACCCGAACGACCTGCGCATCGACGTGTACCGGTCGTCCGGGCCGGGCGGGCAGAGCGTCAACACGACCGACTCCGCCGTCCGCATCACGCACCTGCCGACCGGCGTCGTCGTGTCCTGCCAGAACGAGAAGAGCCAGCTCCAGAACAAGGAGCAGGCACTGCGCATCCTGCGGTCGCGGCTGCTGGCGATGGCGCAGGAGGAGGCCGACGCCGCCGCGGCGGCCGAGCGCAAGAGCCAGGTCCGCACCGTCGACCGCTCCGAGCGGGTGCGCACCTACAACTACCCCGAGAACCGCATCTCCGACCACCGCGTCGGCTACAAGGCCTACAACCTCGACCAGGTGCTGGACGGGGACCTCCACAACGTCACGCAGGCGCTGGTCGACGCCGACATGGAACGACGACTGGCCGAAGCCCAAAAATCATGA
- the rpmE gene encoding 50S ribosomal protein L31 — translation MKPDIHPNYVVTTVTCTCGNTFETRSTAENGVIHADVCSNCHPFYTGKQKILDTGGRVARFEQRFGKKKAGK, via the coding sequence ATGAAGCCCGACATCCACCCGAACTACGTCGTCACGACCGTGACGTGCACGTGCGGCAACACCTTCGAGACCCGCAGCACCGCCGAGAACGGCGTGATCCACGCGGACGTCTGCTCGAACTGCCACCCGTTCTACACGGGCAAGCAGAAGATCCTCGACACCGGCGGCCGGGTGGCGCGCTTCGAGCAGCGCTTCGGCAAGAAGAAGGCCGGCAAGTAG
- a CDS encoding response regulator transcription factor — MRVVIAEDSVLLREGLVRLLGDAGIETAATVGDGPGLLGIVEEHAPDLAIVDVRMPPSFTDEGLRAALAVRERRPGTPILVLSQYVEERYATDLIGGGAEGVGYLLKERVADVAEFIDAVRRIAAGGTVIDPEVIGQLLGRRRSDDPLESLTPREREVLGLMAQGRSNGAIAADLVVTEGAVEKHISNIFMKLHLQPAQGGHRRVMAVLAYLGRAAG, encoded by the coding sequence ATGCGGGTAGTGATCGCCGAGGATTCGGTGCTGTTGCGGGAAGGGCTCGTCCGGCTGCTCGGCGACGCCGGGATCGAGACGGCGGCGACCGTCGGGGACGGCCCGGGGCTGCTCGGCATCGTCGAGGAGCACGCCCCCGACCTCGCCATCGTGGACGTCCGGATGCCGCCATCGTTCACCGACGAGGGGCTGCGCGCGGCGCTCGCCGTCCGGGAGCGGCGGCCGGGCACGCCGATCCTCGTCCTGTCGCAGTACGTGGAGGAGCGGTACGCGACGGACCTGATCGGCGGCGGCGCCGAGGGCGTCGGCTACCTGCTGAAGGAGCGGGTCGCGGACGTCGCCGAGTTCATCGACGCGGTACGCCGCATCGCGGCCGGCGGGACGGTGATCGACCCGGAGGTGATCGGCCAGCTGCTCGGCCGGCGCCGCAGCGACGACCCGCTGGAGTCGCTGACGCCGCGCGAGCGGGAGGTGCTCGGGCTGATGGCGCAGGGGCGCTCCAACGGGGCGATCGCGGCGGACCTCGTCGTCACCGAGGGCGCCGTGGAGAAGCACATTTCCAACATCTTCATGAAGCTGCACCTGCAGCCGGCGCAGGGCGGCCACCGCAGGGTGATGGCGGTCCTGGCCTATCTGGGACGCGCCGCCGGGTGA
- a CDS encoding sensor domain-containing protein — translation MGELSRDPGGGAVGWAATRWAAATRGGGDAPSVLNRSWAPLAMARSSVTWRSALYLGVSMAFGLGWFITLVVGLSLSLGLLIIWVGVPLLALLMVAWRFGAMLERRLVRAAFGVRVPDPYRRLPETRNPLAKLKSMAGDPCTWKDLLYLGLLFPVTLVEFVVSAAVWGSTATTLGLPLIVAVDGGAEINLGFVSYWAGNPLEAVPVMVIGLVFLTLAMYVTRALAIGHTVFAALLLGPSPAQAENVELRRRTEHLQASRARGVDAAEFERRRIERDLHDGAQQRLLAVAMDIGRARAKLDEDPEGARALIEQAHAGTKEAITELRDLARGIYPAILTDRGLDPALSGLAARAPVPVQVTVDLPERPPAAVESIAYFIVAESLANVAKYARATQVSVRVARDDRWVVVEVIDNGVGGATARRGGGLAGLADRAATIDGMLIVDSPPGGPTIIRADLPCTW, via the coding sequence GTGGGCGAGCTGAGCAGAGACCCCGGCGGCGGCGCCGTGGGATGGGCCGCGACACGGTGGGCCGCGGCGACGCGCGGCGGCGGGGACGCGCCGTCCGTCCTGAACCGCTCCTGGGCGCCGCTGGCGATGGCGCGGTCGTCGGTGACCTGGCGCTCCGCGCTCTACCTGGGCGTGAGCATGGCGTTCGGCCTCGGCTGGTTCATCACGCTCGTCGTCGGGCTGTCGCTGTCCCTCGGGCTGCTGATCATCTGGGTCGGGGTGCCGCTGCTGGCGCTGCTGATGGTCGCGTGGCGGTTCGGCGCGATGCTGGAGCGCCGCCTCGTCCGGGCGGCGTTCGGCGTCCGCGTCCCGGATCCGTACCGGCGGCTGCCGGAGACCCGCAATCCGCTGGCCAAGCTCAAGAGCATGGCGGGCGACCCGTGCACCTGGAAGGACCTCCTCTACCTCGGCCTCCTGTTCCCGGTCACGCTGGTGGAGTTCGTCGTGTCCGCGGCGGTCTGGGGCTCGACGGCGACGACGCTGGGGCTGCCGCTGATCGTGGCGGTGGACGGCGGCGCCGAGATCAACCTCGGGTTCGTCTCGTACTGGGCGGGCAACCCGCTGGAGGCCGTCCCGGTGATGGTCATCGGGCTGGTGTTCCTCACCCTGGCGATGTACGTGACGCGGGCGCTCGCGATCGGCCACACGGTGTTCGCCGCGCTGCTGCTCGGCCCGAGCCCCGCGCAGGCCGAGAACGTCGAGCTGCGCAGGCGTACCGAGCACCTCCAGGCCAGCCGTGCCCGCGGGGTGGACGCCGCCGAGTTCGAGCGGCGCCGCATCGAGCGCGACCTGCACGACGGCGCGCAGCAGCGGCTGCTGGCCGTCGCGATGGACATCGGGCGCGCCCGCGCCAAGCTCGACGAGGACCCCGAGGGCGCGCGGGCGCTGATCGAGCAGGCGCACGCCGGCACCAAGGAGGCCATCACCGAGCTGCGCGACCTGGCCCGCGGCATCTACCCGGCGATCCTCACCGACCGCGGCCTGGACCCGGCGCTGTCGGGCCTCGCGGCCCGCGCCCCGGTGCCCGTCCAGGTGACCGTCGACCTGCCGGAGCGCCCGCCGGCGGCGGTCGAGAGCATCGCCTACTTCATCGTCGCCGAGTCGCTGGCGAACGTCGCGAAGTACGCCCGCGCGACGCAGGTGTCGGTCCGGGTGGCCCGCGACGACCGCTGGGTGGTCGTCGAGGTGATCGACAACGGGGTGGGCGGCGCGACCGCCCGCCGCGGCGGCGGCCTCGCCGGGCTCGCCGACCGGGCCGCGACGATCGACGGGATGCTCATCGTGGACAGCCCGCCCGGCGGCCCCACGATCATCCGCGCGGACCTGCCCTGCACCTGGTGA
- the rho gene encoding transcription termination factor Rho yields the protein MSESSELLTDASSTGTVADAAPAAAESATPRRRRSGTGLSAMVLPELKALASSLGITGVTGMRKSQLIAAIQEKQGGGEQGSAGGEQGAAAPAKTERPRRTRTAAAKREVSDDQVTISDAAPATEQAPSDKQADKQSDKQSDKPAGEAPERAADKPEKAEKADRQGGRQRGERQDRGAGEGRGERQHRDQNRDQGREQGRDQNAEDGESQGGRDGGRDQGRDGREGGGRQRQRGGRDRGEGRDRGERGERGDRGERGDRNDRGERGDRGDQGGGRQRGGQNQGGGQHDDDDGSGRGRRGRRFRERNRGRGRERYEEPVITEDDVLIPVAGILDILDNYAFVRTTGYLPGPNDVYVSLAQVRKNGLRKGDVITGAVRQAREGERREKFNALVRLDTVNGMEPEQAKGRVDFTKLTPLYPQERLRLESDPGVLTTRIIDLVSPIGKGQRGLIVSPPKAGKTMVLQAIANAITKNNPECHLMVVLVDERPEEVTDMQRTVKGEVIHSTFDRPAEDHTTVAELAIERAKRLVELGHDVVVLLDSITRLGRAYNLAAPASGRILSGGVDSTALYPPKRFFGAARNIENGGSLTILATALVETGSRMDEVIFEEFKGTGNMELKLNRSLADKRIFPAVDVDQSSTRKEEILMAPEELRVVWQLRRVLHALDTQQALELLIEKMKETKSNAEFLLQVQKTTVSDDR from the coding sequence GTGAGCGAATCCAGCGAACTCCTTACGGACGCATCAAGCACGGGAACCGTGGCCGACGCCGCTCCGGCCGCCGCGGAGTCCGCCACCCCCCGGCGCCGCCGCTCGGGCACCGGCCTGTCGGCCATGGTGCTGCCCGAGCTCAAGGCGCTCGCGTCCAGCCTCGGCATCACCGGCGTGACCGGGATGCGCAAGAGCCAGCTCATCGCCGCCATCCAGGAGAAGCAGGGCGGCGGGGAGCAGGGCTCGGCGGGGGGCGAGCAGGGAGCCGCTGCCCCGGCGAAGACCGAGCGCCCCCGGCGGACCCGCACCGCGGCCGCCAAGCGCGAGGTCTCCGACGACCAGGTCACGATCTCCGACGCCGCGCCCGCGACCGAGCAGGCCCCGTCCGACAAGCAGGCCGACAAGCAGTCGGACAAGCAGAGCGACAAGCCGGCCGGCGAGGCCCCCGAGCGGGCCGCCGACAAGCCGGAGAAGGCCGAGAAGGCGGACCGGCAGGGCGGCCGCCAGCGCGGTGAGCGGCAGGACCGGGGGGCCGGTGAGGGACGCGGCGAGCGGCAGCACCGCGACCAGAACCGTGATCAGGGGCGCGAGCAGGGCCGCGACCAGAACGCCGAGGACGGCGAGTCCCAGGGCGGCCGCGACGGCGGGCGCGACCAGGGCCGCGACGGCCGCGAGGGCGGCGGACGCCAGCGGCAGCGCGGCGGCCGGGACCGCGGCGAGGGCCGCGACCGGGGCGAGCGCGGCGAGCGCGGTGACCGGGGCGAGCGGGGCGACCGCAATGACCGCGGCGAGCGGGGCGACCGCGGCGACCAGGGCGGCGGACGGCAGCGCGGCGGCCAGAACCAGGGCGGCGGCCAGCACGACGATGACGACGGCAGCGGCCGGGGCCGGCGCGGGCGCCGGTTCCGCGAGCGCAACCGGGGCCGCGGCCGCGAGCGCTACGAGGAGCCGGTGATCACCGAGGACGACGTCCTCATCCCGGTCGCGGGCATCCTCGACATCCTCGACAACTACGCCTTCGTCCGGACGACCGGCTACCTGCCCGGTCCGAACGACGTGTACGTGTCGCTGGCGCAGGTCCGCAAGAACGGCCTCCGCAAGGGCGACGTGATCACCGGTGCCGTCCGGCAGGCGCGCGAGGGCGAGCGGCGCGAGAAGTTCAACGCGCTGGTCCGCCTCGACACCGTCAACGGGATGGAGCCGGAGCAGGCCAAGGGCCGCGTCGACTTCACCAAGCTGACCCCGCTGTACCCGCAGGAGCGGCTGCGGCTGGAGTCCGACCCCGGCGTCCTGACCACGCGGATCATCGACCTGGTGTCGCCGATCGGCAAGGGCCAGCGCGGGCTGATCGTGTCGCCGCCGAAGGCCGGCAAGACCATGGTGCTCCAGGCGATCGCGAACGCGATCACCAAGAACAACCCGGAGTGCCACCTGATGGTCGTCCTGGTGGACGAGCGTCCGGAAGAGGTCACCGACATGCAGCGGACGGTGAAGGGCGAGGTCATCCACTCGACCTTCGACCGTCCCGCCGAGGACCACACCACGGTCGCGGAGCTGGCGATCGAGCGCGCCAAGCGGCTCGTCGAGCTGGGCCACGACGTCGTCGTGCTGCTCGACTCGATCACCCGCCTGGGCCGGGCCTACAACCTGGCGGCGCCGGCGTCCGGCCGGATCCTGTCCGGTGGTGTCGACTCGACGGCCCTGTACCCGCCGAAGCGGTTCTTCGGCGCGGCGCGCAACATCGAGAACGGCGGCTCGCTGACGATCCTCGCCACCGCGCTGGTGGAGACCGGGTCCCGCATGGACGAGGTCATCTTCGAGGAGTTCAAGGGCACCGGCAACATGGAGCTGAAGCTCAACCGGAGCCTGGCCGACAAGCGGATCTTCCCGGCGGTGGACGTCGACCAGTCCTCCACCCGCAAGGAGGAGATCCTGATGGCTCCGGAGGAGCTGCGGGTCGTCTGGCAGCTGCGCCGGGTGCTGCACGCGCTCGACACGCAGCAGGCGCTGGAGCTCCTCATCGAGAAGATGAAGGAGACCAAGTCCAACGCCGAGTTCCTGCTCCAGGTGCAGAAGACCACGGTCTCCGACGACCGCTGA
- the thrB gene encoding homoserine kinase, whose protein sequence is MLVRTPATSANLGPGFDTLGLALTLHDEVEVELTGGGVAIEVDGEGAEVADRGERHLIVKVLRRAFDVLDDLAGSGPSRPPGVRLRCRNAIPHSRGLGSSSAAIVAAIVAARALHPAGALLDEGAALRLATEIEGHPDNVAPCLAGGLTVAWTTPAGPRLVRLESQVTEVVAVVPEQRLATERARGLLPEAVPHGDAAANAGRAALLVAALTAGMAEDVLLDATEDRLHQDYRAPAMPESAALVKTLRDAGVPAVISGAGPTVLAFTNASRVDSVVPEVGKGWHIHPLDVATRGARVMTGEHEVRA, encoded by the coding sequence GTGCTGGTGCGGACGCCCGCGACCAGCGCGAACCTGGGCCCCGGCTTCGACACGCTCGGCCTCGCGCTCACCCTGCACGACGAGGTCGAGGTCGAGTTGACCGGCGGCGGGGTGGCCATCGAGGTGGACGGCGAGGGCGCGGAGGTCGCCGACCGCGGCGAGCGGCACCTCATCGTGAAGGTGCTGCGCCGCGCCTTCGACGTCCTCGATGACCTGGCCGGATCCGGCCCGTCCCGGCCGCCGGGGGTCCGGCTGCGCTGCCGCAACGCGATCCCGCACAGCCGCGGGCTCGGCTCGTCGTCGGCCGCGATCGTGGCGGCGATCGTCGCGGCCCGCGCGCTGCACCCGGCGGGGGCGCTGCTCGACGAGGGCGCCGCGCTGCGCCTCGCCACCGAGATCGAGGGGCATCCCGACAACGTCGCGCCGTGCCTCGCGGGCGGCCTGACCGTCGCCTGGACGACGCCGGCCGGGCCGCGGCTGGTCCGGCTGGAATCACAGGTCACCGAGGTCGTCGCGGTCGTTCCCGAGCAGCGGCTGGCGACCGAGCGGGCGCGCGGGCTGCTGCCGGAGGCCGTCCCGCACGGGGACGCCGCCGCGAACGCCGGGCGGGCCGCGCTGCTGGTCGCCGCGCTCACCGCGGGAATGGCGGAGGACGTCCTGCTGGACGCGACCGAGGACCGTCTCCACCAGGACTACCGCGCGCCGGCCATGCCCGAGTCCGCCGCACTGGTCAAGACCTTGCGGGACGCGGGCGTCCCGGCGGTGATTTCCGGGGCGGGTCCGACTGTCCTGGCCTTCACAAACGCATCCCGAGTTGATTCAGTAGTCCCCGAAGTGGGTAAAGGCTGGCACATACACCCGTTGGACGTCGCGACCCGCGGCGCACGCGTCATGACCGGAGAACACGAGGTCCGGGCCTGA